In Rhopalosiphum padi isolate XX-2018 chromosome 3, ASM2088224v1, whole genome shotgun sequence, the genomic stretch TTTTGTcacagtataattaaatttactaataaaaactaaaaagacttACCTGTTGGTATAAATGCTGGAGTAATGTTTGTATTcatcaaattttacaaattcaCTGTCCATGGATATATAGTTGTCATGCTTTTTTGGTACTTCTGTATCGTTGTGGTTTAAAGTCCATTGCTAAACAAATAGTAAGtacattagaaattaaaataaacaatcaatagtttaaataatttatgaccaTTTTGTTGAACTCACAGTTGCGAATGTAATATCATCAAAAGTTTTTTCAAGAACATTGATACAATGTAATACTAATTCACATTTTAAGTTAGCCATAGAACAGCCTGTTCTCATCAGGCACCATAACACATCACATATCATGATGTAATGTTCAATGGAATCTTGTACAAACGTTAAACGaccattaattttttctaattctGAAAGTTTTTGTGTTGCGTCCGCGATCACTGTTTCTGATATACGAGATTGTATATTGTCATATTCAGTAAATTGTGACTGTTGATTAATGTCCATGAGTACTTCTGGATCTTTTATATGCTTGTCAATGtaactaaaatacaattttatcattaatgttataatcttataaagaaattattttacaatcttTAACTATAACACAAaggtgtaatattaatatttttttttaccattaactgtttttaaattattattaattactttattatatcttGATTGTTCGAATTTAGATTCTCCTTATCCTcgttaaaataattcttaatattGAGTATATTATTCACTgccatatttaattttgatatctcatattttttgttcattcCAGCCATCCTTAAAGCTGTACAACTACACAATGTATACTTTGATTAATTGCATAATTAAGATATacactaaataaatacaattttaccttTGTGAGAGTTGACTTAGAGTTTGGATTTTAGTAGAAaacttatcatttattaaaGAAGAAATATTTtcctgtaaattataaaattatttggaaataaaataccaaaaaataagtataataaaattattttattttacctctTTAAACCATACgtctatcattttaaaaatctgtTGGCGCCATAAATCAGTCAAATTAATCAAGTTATTTGATGCTAATTTTGTTAAGCACTCATAAtcctaaacatattaattttaatttaataattaatatcattacaagtaaacaatattaacaattatattattaagaattatttttaacaacatttacaTTTGTCATACTGTTTGTAACATGATTATTAAGCTTATTAACATTAGAACCAAGTGTATCAACTTCTTCTGTAAATTTTTTCATAACTGCATCcaaattattttctgttttaaaaCAAGATAAGTTGATAATATCCTCTTTTTGTTTAAGTAAAGAAATTTCATCATCCATTAAATGTatcttttttctaaaaattaaaattaattattaaaaattacttgaaaccaaattaaatgtaaaaaaaaaatgttataatacaaatacattacaAAACATAATAGGGCTATTTATATAAACAGTTTGATAACACGCTTAGAATGTGTTACCagccttaaaaaaatataatacataaaaatatctaatactattattttaaatatattatattatatatagccgCAGCCTATGGGTTGGGAACTGCTGGTTTAAAccttagttataacttataaattatgattatatatactatatctattaaaataataaaaatttaaatgtaccttTAGTAACTcagttataaaatagtaatctttgaattatttatatttttcatattaaatatattatttcatacagaTTACATcacaaaatatgcataataaataacaactatttatatcaatacatttttaatatttttaactaaaaaaatatagaataacttatagatttaaaagggatttaactaatttaactataatgttaaattatatttataattttatatgattaaacttacatatgttaaataaacatataaaaataattaaatttatatgtagctattttaaaattatgatcctacataagtgtatattattatgctaattGTATTAGgtagcatttatatattttccaatacaaaataaagaatgaaataataaatataatgttattttattattgttttaataagtatttaaaaaaaaatgtatttattaatattattatatacatcactttttttaaaaagacatatagatagattaaataaattttagagattgattaaaaaaaattatagttgaaacactgattataaatattagtatagtgGAATATATAATCagaaatttttaaacatgataattaactaaatttaatgaaataaattttcataatttctgaaattatagtattaatatttatatttaatatttttaatttataattaagtacaccatgtaaaatactaaaatactacataataatatactattgttataaataatatgagagTATTTCAGCAGATTGTAATGCAGAGTTTATAAAAGTTTGTACAATGGCATTAACAAAAATAGTTCAAAAGTTTCAAACGAAGTTcctcataaattgttttaaggTTTTAActgggatttaaaaaaaaatgatagtaaaTCCACAATTTAACATATACATTACAGTGACTATTCAATGATAAAGTATACTTGACAGCTTAATGCCTATTGTACAGAAAAGAGGTTATTGATTTTAGCACTTTTAGTTTGATGTTATgaattctgttttatttttatctatcaaatgaaataaagtataaagtataaaatcttTGATTATTAACACATCAACTACAATGAAACCGCTTGTCTCCACACAGCATTagaatacacaattattttcgCAGATGCCGGTGACCTCATCAAGTTATTATGTATAGACTCTATCACCGCCATCGATCATAAATAAAacggttttaaattattaatttttctatggcaatataataatatactaaaaaaggCGCAGTGGCATAGCaagaataattacaatttttttatgtacctatttaacatattttttaaataaaatgattatacaaaTTAGTAAAGACCATAGAGTATGAAGAAATATGTTAGGGTTGTTAGTAATACATATATCGCCAGTGGTCACAAGGCAGTTAAcatgttaataatttactagtcaataaaaatgttatacataattaaatattttatataattatatattataattttttattaatttaacagttaattaagctaattataaatatgataataaatgtaatatagtaataatgtaaataatacactGTTATGATATCTTAGAAAATTGATAATACATACTAAACACCAACATGCTGAAAAAGACACTATTTAAATCTTTACATTCACACACTTCTCTAAAACCCTAAAATAAAAGATAGAAACTTGTAGTTGTGTGTCTTATTTTAGCACAAATTTCTTAATCCATAACAACCTAATCACATCATTATTCTACATGTTAGAAGTGTACAGTTTTAacatgcaaataaaaataattgtctaacTCTAAATGACCTTATTTTACTTACTCATACAACATTCCATGcgcttttaaatcatttaattcttgttgagatttaaaaatttttttttctaaagtttCAAGATCAGAAGAACATATTACTGCATCTTTAGTAGTTTCatcataaaatttatcaatGGCTTTTGATACTTTTTCTATAGAAGAGAAATGATCATGCTTTGAAGATATAGAAGTatatctaaaagaaaaaaaacatttaaaaatatacttgtcaattttacttaataataagaagaatttGAGACTAAagcatttgtttattttttttagcttaacTTAAAATCTAGCAGTGTTATAGAAATAGAAGTGGTTAAAAATTGATcacttatttttgtaattttgtaatgtattttactagtttttttttttgttttttaatattttctactttaaaacgatcataggcgcaatttcaataataaaactgAGGGTGCTTAATCTCTTCATTTTCCGGGCATAGCGTTAAATAGTTACTGattgtaatagtataaaaaaaatatttgagggtGCTTCTTTTAAAATTGGGGGTGCTAATACCCCCTAAGTGCCCCCCTATTTGCGCCTATGAAAACGATGAAAACAATAACCATAAACAAAAAGTAATAGGTTATTGTAGAGTTAGAAAATATTACTCAGCATAGCCAAAAAATAAatctagtattttttaatagaatcaAAATTATGGAAATTTTTTGAGggaaaccatattttatttttttagtttgataGAAACTATATTTTTGACATTGCTTTTTAGtctgatattatgtttttaagtgtttttttttaagcatatgagtacatagtatatttataatataaacattaagtattattgtacaatataactgtctgaatacttttattttacacttatttATACCTAACGACCTAATTCCTATAAGtacattatctatataattatgaacaactaaaaaaaaattcacaagaATAATTAGCAGTCTACCTTAATTACCTATGTAACACTCATTAagcattaatacatttatttaattatgacaTCATATGTAAacgataaatgatataaaatattgtattcaaattttgtcaattaacaaaataaatattaaatactaacttatttaacatatttataatactattcaatatttaaaaagatacatattatgtaatttaagaagctataatcacaataataaattcCTATGTTGAAGAAATGGgtctatgtaataaattaatgatagaatataggtacttacagtGCTAATTCCTTGGGTGTCAAACAATTTGACTGTATTGTGACACTATTGATTAAAATCGTGAAAATAGGTAATAACTCAGGAAGCTGTGCTTCATTTGCAAATAATTCTTTGGGTAAGTGTCCAACATGGTAATTAATGGACTTGAGTATGTCAAAAAAGCGTCTAGAGATTTCCATAGTTAATCTTATAATTAACCAAAAATGTTAGTCAGTCAAATTAACACTTGAATAACtttcgatgaattaataataaacaaaactacaaaatcaatagtaattatttgatatgattaaataataaattaatcagttttgtattactgtattaataaaaattgaacattctgaacaagaattttcatttttcaaatttgaatcctcggaaagtcaaatgaacaaaagaatatatttcttatcataaaatacaaaataacagaGATAACAActgatttttagtaatttttaaatttattattttggcgGGACACACAAAAAGATTTTTACCAGCCGGCGTCCGTGATAAGGACATTGGTCTGGTGTTTGTGGCTTGTTATAAATGTCGATGTCTACCAGAGTCGTGAGTCGTGACTGGGTAGAGGCGGACAAAGTTGTGCGCTGCGGAGTCGTTTCTACCCGAGTCAGTTGAGGCGAACAACCAGATGGAGGCCCTACGCAGAGTCTTATATGGCCCACCACATCAAATTAGAAAATACCTCAGgttacagatatattatattaaattattaacataattaatattgataatactattcatgtaatttgtaatattatctatctatctatgACCCATGAATTAAGAATTAAGATATAAAccaaggtggatatatatatatatatatccaccttgaTATAAACCTTACTTTAATAGGTGCCTATCGGCTAACATgaccataaatttaaaattataaaaataataaatgttcttTTTATCCGtggatataggtacctaaagttgaaaattcaacatagtgaaatataatatcataacatttataaataacaagtttaatgtacctaatttcatgaatatttttttaacaactgtaATAAAAACGTAGTTTCAACGAACTTGGTAGGATTtcacacataaaataatgttttttcgtcgattttacaatgatgtatgatttttttatttttgtgtctgtcgtcacgttttggagtagtgaTAGtgatagtgctttgatttttgacttcagcccctctttgaaaaagaaaataaatctaGTTGATACCTAtgaggggtcaaaagtaaaaattgtaatacaagGTTCATAAGAGGCGTGTTTACGTGTCTTGCCTGTCCTGCACAAGCATGACCTGTGAATTTGATCTAacttacattataaattgtggTGCATAATATAACCCTATTTTTTCTCAGTTTCtgatttcatataaattttttttaattcatcatgTGGACTTTTAACGtttataagactataaaaattgataatattagtgCAGTAACCTCATATCCTCCTGGATATGCCACTGTTGTGCACGACTTGCGAATGAGGCCTAGACACGCCTATGACaaggttatatttattataaataatacttattgtaatcgtagtaaaataaaatcaaaaatcgttagtcacaatttttgttgataaacatttaaagttcaaatgtttaagaaatatgtcaaaatagcgaaaatttgcaaggaattttgtagttgaaaattcataaaagttttgtaatttacacctaaagttaaaaatccgaaatttcaacaaaaaacttcatcgtcaatatagaaaacatttttataatcgtatgaaatttaattttttacgaaatctcgtaaaataacgatatatattataatttaaatatagcttataatataagatatcatactaagtacctactaattatcctagactgacaaatcatctccgttcagaaacttttttcgtatacatacaataattgaatgatacctgccattgcattcaaatttaacacgtccattatagtgacataaattataaattataatcaataatcatcaaTTTCTATGCTATACAGCGAGCGATACACACTTGcccactctttttttttttgttatttaaagattcaaaaaatattaattgtagaaacttgaaacattCTGCTATTATCTACATAGTTTATCATTTTCTACtctcaataaatttatttgttttaaatatttatttaaattttaagctacctatttataaatattttaaattaaaaaaaaaataatcgaatgTTGACAACATTTTTGGGCTTTGATCAAAAACCatgacaatttaattattttaattcacgaTAATCacagttggttttttttttgcaatttaaaaatatttaaaatacctacttacttgcatgtttttttttaataagcatttgaagtttaaatttatatgaaattgaatattttaacaaagaataacgattttagttatatttttggtaacttaaaatttgtatgtgcagtgtatattgaatttataaatatttttataggtaatacGCCGTaggtataatgatattttaaaaatatttcatatttagattgatttttatttttaatttactttttattcatattatattataatgattaccgatttttaattgtaaaataaatattagataatgatgtaatttaagtatatttattaatatatgagcATTATTACCTGATGGTCTCTGATTAGAAAATGTTTcgtgtttatttaatatcattgaattcaaattttatgtaagtatatccATTACAATGACCTACTTAATGATGAAGTACATTCAACATCTACTGATCTACTGTACCTAACTACCTTTTACAGAGCGATTACCTACTTAGTAGTTATAcccattgttaaaaattaactgtTCCATTTACGTACCgattatctattaattttaaaattcatcgGGTTAAGTATTTGTGAACAGACTATTAAACAAGAACCAGAAACTAAAGTGTATTTATCAAACGTGAAGACACGATACATGAATACTTGAATTAACTATTACGACGAATACGACGGTGACACTCAGTGACAGTTTGTTGATGTAAAGATGacgaacataaaaataaaaacttttaacaaCATCatgtacacaatacacatttaaaatagtattctaTATTTCCAAACCTGATTTCTGAATGATGTTGacgatttgaataataataaaaaattattgattttaaagaacacgattacaattttcaaaacatttgttTATGGCGCAAAATGTATGTCAGCTAAATGCAAATTTAATGTAAGTTCATCCAAGGATTcgtcaaaatataatactgtacGATAACATCTGACCGTCATGTTGGTCACACTGGAAGAAAATCTGTTCCCCACTATCAGATTTTggtgtattaacatttaattttttcatagccATTCGACTTACACCCAAATTGTCCAAATCGCCTTCAATCGTGAGACCGGAAATTTTTTCGGTGTACCGTGAAAAGATTGTTGACTTTTGAACACAAACGTCGTCCCACTAATCGTCAAAATGCCGAGAGACTTTAAAGCACCGGTCAACGTATCGCCACTTATCAGGGTaagcgttttattttttattttctagccAAACCATTTGCGCTGCACTCGAAAGTATGTGGTTTGTCATTTCATCCATTTAATCTACTTtaggtgtattattaaaaaacatgcgATCTGCTTTCGCGAGCTTCAAATTATCTGCCctcaataaaaagtaaaaactcatTCCCGATGATCTACGGTGATTGAAATGCCtacatttttcttttgataatTTCACACGAAAACGTGTTTATTAGTatcaattttcttattttaatagatacaaTTGATGTGCACTATTAAAATTAACCTGCTATGAAAGTTCTGTATtccataataaattagttgAAATAATTTCTTATCATTTAGGTGTATGTTCGTGATATGTAGATATTGTATGAACTCTAAACTTGGTTTCCTATTAAAAGTTCTTAATATTGATTACTGGATATTAAATGCCAATACATGTTGTACTGTACTATCatttttgttaaacattttttttgtaattgtattcatatattgttaataatgctTGTTATTTAGGTCATATTATAAATCTCCCAAGCTAAGATACTATCGTGTATAAGTAATAGTTTAAttcatatcattaataatacctaaatatagaTATCttctttaaattcaatgatttaatcataataatattaataggtatttaagtacatttaaaatgtttttgtatatatatatatataaacaactcTTTAAATGTCAAGTGAAGgtcattaataaatgtatacatttttaaataaaatttaatgaattttacctgattaataataaaatatcaatggcaaataatgtttttcgaggagtacataatacattagttaagtaatcaaataaaaattatatttaagttaaatgtatCAATGATTATACTCGTATAGATATCAGatgaaatacttaaataacaaaaagTAATAAGAGT encodes the following:
- the LOC132924404 gene encoding uncharacterized protein LOC132924404, translated to MEISRRFFDILKSINYHVGHLPKELFANEAQLPELLPIFTILINSVTIQSNCLTPKELALYTSISSKHDHFSSIEKVSKAIDKFYDETTKDAVICSSDLETLEKKIFKSQQELNDLKAHGMLYEKKIHLMDDEISLLKQKEDIINLSCFKTENNLDAVMKKFTEEVDTLGSNVNKLNNHVTNSMTNDYECLTKLASNNLINLTDLWRQQIFKMIDVWFKEENISSLINDKFSTKIQTLSQLSQSCTALRMAGMNKKYEISKLNMAVNNILNIKNYFNEDKENLNSNNQDIINYIDKHIKDPEVLMDINQQSQFTEYDNIQSRISETVIADATQKLSELEKINGRLTFVQDSIEHYIMICDVLWCLMRTGCSMANLKCELVLHCINVLEKTFDDITFATQWTLNHNDTEVPKKHDNYISMDSEFVKFDEYKHYSSIYTNSNEIEKLSKMVQQWKSKYHYSRDECNQLATLQQDLKMYSDTVNDLIFKYLNTV